The Phycisphaerales bacterium genome includes a region encoding these proteins:
- the gdhA gene encoding NADP-specific glutamate dehydrogenase: MSSLVQSFMQEVISRNPEQKEFHQAVHEVVESLVPVLDKHPEFRKAKMLERLVEPERVILFRVPWMDDRGDVQVNRGMRVEFNSAIGPYKGGLRFHPSVNLGIIKFLGFEQIFKNALTTLPMGGGKGGSDFDPKGKSDMEVMRFCQSFMNELFRHIGANVDVPAGDIGVGGREIGYLFGQFKRLTRSFEGVLTGKGLNWGGSLIRPEATGYGCVYFAEEMLKTRGQSLKGKRVVISGSGNVAQYAAEKVLQLGGKVLTFSDSNGFVLDESGITREKLEYVMQLKNVRRGRMKEYKDKFPQAHYHDTPATADSNPLWAVPCDVALPCATQNEINAADANHLVKSGCTCVSEGANMPTTPEGVSVFLEARTLYGPGKAANAGGVAVSGLEMSQNSLRMAWSREEVDAKLHGIMVNIHDVCAQTAAAYGTPGNYVNGANIAGFLKVANAMLDQGLV, from the coding sequence ATGTCCAGTCTCGTGCAGTCGTTCATGCAGGAAGTCATTTCCCGCAACCCCGAGCAGAAGGAATTTCACCAAGCCGTCCACGAAGTCGTCGAATCGCTCGTCCCCGTACTCGATAAACACCCCGAGTTCCGCAAGGCGAAGATGCTCGAGCGGCTGGTTGAGCCAGAACGGGTCATCCTCTTCCGCGTCCCCTGGATGGACGACCGCGGCGACGTCCAGGTGAACCGCGGCATGCGGGTGGAGTTCAATTCCGCGATCGGTCCCTACAAGGGGGGGTTGCGCTTCCACCCCTCCGTCAACCTCGGCATCATCAAGTTCCTCGGTTTCGAGCAGATTTTCAAGAACGCGCTCACCACGCTGCCCATGGGTGGCGGCAAGGGTGGTAGCGACTTCGACCCCAAGGGGAAGAGCGACATGGAGGTCATGCGCTTCTGCCAGTCCTTCATGAACGAGCTCTTCCGTCACATCGGCGCCAATGTCGATGTCCCCGCGGGCGACATCGGTGTCGGCGGACGCGAGATCGGCTACCTCTTCGGCCAGTTCAAGCGACTGACACGCTCCTTCGAGGGTGTCCTGACCGGCAAGGGACTGAATTGGGGCGGCTCGCTCATTCGCCCGGAGGCCACCGGCTACGGCTGCGTCTACTTCGCCGAGGAGATGCTGAAGACCAGGGGGCAAAGTCTGAAAGGCAAGCGCGTCGTCATCTCCGGCTCCGGTAACGTGGCGCAGTATGCGGCCGAGAAGGTGCTGCAACTCGGCGGCAAGGTGCTCACGTTCTCCGATTCGAACGGCTTCGTGCTGGACGAATCCGGCATTACGCGCGAGAAACTCGAGTATGTGATGCAACTCAAGAACGTGCGCCGCGGGCGGATGAAGGAGTATAAGGACAAGTTCCCGCAGGCGCACTACCACGACACCCCCGCGACCGCCGACAGCAACCCGCTGTGGGCGGTGCCGTGCGACGTGGCCCTGCCGTGCGCAACGCAGAATGAGATCAATGCCGCGGATGCGAACCACCTCGTGAAAAGCGGCTGCACCTGCGTATCCGAAGGCGCGAACATGCCGACCACGCCCGAGGGTGTGAGCGTGTTCCTGGAAGCGCGGACACTGTACGGCCCCGGCAAGGCCGCAAATGCGGGCGGCGTCGCGGTTTCAGGGCTGGAGATGAGCCAGAACTCGTTGCGCATGGCGTGGTCACGCGAGGAAGTCGACGCGAAACTGCACGGCATCATGGTGAACATTCATGATGTCTGCGCGCAGACCGCCGCGGCCTACGGCACGCCGGGCAACTACGTGAACGGCGCGAACATCGCGGGCTTCCTCAAAGTCGCCAATGCCATGCTCGACCAGGGGCTGGTGTAG
- a CDS encoding protein kinase translates to MSSTRYQPGLRVSEYILESVLGAGTFGEVWRARHHVWKTDEVAVKLPTEPEYVRYLQREGLVVHGLRHPNIVRVLGLDPFADPAYLVMELVRGPSLRAVLLENPRGLPLPVVRAILRGIVLAMEAAHTAGLVHRDLKPGNILLNLEGEPLSRLTVEQVKVGDFGLGFSTGDTLRSIIEQSVSLERAERPDHLAGTLAYMAPELRDGRQAPDARSDFYAVGIMLFEMLTGERPAGAELPSTMRAETPAALDELFRRLYARPENRLATAADVLRELDKDTDTSVRNVGRAEAGRARVARAYPGPARALRQPANCRACGGVVDVSDNFCVHCGLQRLATVRRCGACGGYPAPDDSFCIFCGAALTVARE, encoded by the coding sequence ATGAGCAGCACGCGTTACCAGCCCGGCCTCCGCGTGAGCGAGTACATCCTGGAATCCGTGCTCGGGGCCGGTACGTTCGGGGAGGTCTGGCGCGCTCGCCACCATGTCTGGAAGACGGACGAGGTTGCCGTCAAGCTGCCGACCGAGCCGGAGTACGTCCGCTACCTACAGCGGGAGGGGCTGGTCGTCCACGGTCTGCGGCACCCGAACATCGTGCGTGTGCTGGGTCTTGATCCCTTCGCGGATCCGGCGTACCTCGTGATGGAACTCGTGCGTGGACCGTCGCTGCGGGCGGTGCTGCTTGAAAACCCGCGCGGCTTGCCGCTACCGGTGGTGCGCGCCATCCTGCGCGGCATCGTCCTCGCAATGGAGGCGGCGCATACCGCCGGTTTGGTGCATCGCGACTTGAAACCCGGCAACATTCTACTGAACCTGGAGGGTGAGCCGCTTTCGCGACTCACGGTCGAGCAGGTCAAGGTCGGCGACTTTGGTCTGGGCTTTTCCACCGGGGATACGCTCCGTTCGATCATCGAGCAGTCGGTTTCGCTCGAGCGGGCTGAACGGCCGGACCATCTCGCCGGCACGCTCGCCTACATGGCCCCCGAATTGCGCGACGGCCGGCAGGCGCCGGATGCCCGCTCCGACTTCTACGCCGTGGGAATTATGCTGTTCGAAATGCTCACCGGTGAACGGCCGGCGGGCGCCGAGCTGCCCAGTACGATGCGCGCGGAGACACCGGCCGCGCTCGATGAACTTTTCCGCCGGCTATACGCCCGGCCGGAGAACCGCTTGGCAACAGCGGCCGACGTGCTGCGCGAGTTGGACAAGGACACGGACACGTCCGTGCGGAACGTGGGTCGGGCGGAGGCGGGACGGGCGCGGGTCGCCCGGGCCTACCCCGGCCCGGCGCGGGCACTGCGGCAGCCGGCGAATTGTAGAGCGTGCGGTGGAGTCGTGGATGTGTCCGACAATTTCTGTGTGCATTGCGGGCTGCAGCGCCTGGCGACGGTGCGGCGGTGTGGGGCGTGCGGGGGCTATCCGGCCCCGGATGACAGCTTCTGCATCTTCTGCGGCGCCGCCCTGACCGTGGCCCGGGAGTAA
- a CDS encoding nucleotidyltransferase domain-containing protein: MSETAPVNPRVHSDALATLAQRLRAALAPQAIYLFGSHAHGQPHAGSDIDILIVLADEQFSTWDVAKRGYNAVDGLGLPVELHFTWSERLHERSAAAGSFEQEVVSKGRLLYAA; the protein is encoded by the coding sequence ATGTCTGAGACCGCACCCGTGAACCCCCGGGTTCATTCCGATGCGCTTGCGACCCTGGCACAGCGCTTGCGCGCGGCTCTGGCCCCTCAGGCCATCTACCTCTTTGGGTCACACGCGCACGGCCAGCCCCACGCGGGGAGTGATATCGACATCCTGATCGTGCTCGCGGACGAGCAGTTTTCGACTTGGGACGTTGCCAAGCGCGGCTACAACGCCGTGGACGGACTCGGGTTGCCGGTCGAGCTGCATTTCACCTGGAGCGAGCGCCTGCATGAACGCAGCGCAGCCGCTGGCAGTTTCGAGCAGGAGGTTGTGTCGAAGGGCAGGTTGCTCTATGCCGCCTAG
- a CDS encoding HEPN domain-containing protein — MPPSPSAVREWLEKAQRDLRLAHLAFEDQPPIFDGGCFHCQQAAEKALKGLLELHAMTVPKVHGLGPLLDLCGAFTDRLRSLRPDLLALNYYAVAIRYPASKDPTAEDAENALRTAEKLLETVLDLVPQDARP; from the coding sequence ATGCCGCCTAGCCCTTCTGCGGTTCGCGAATGGCTCGAGAAAGCGCAGCGCGACTTGCGCCTCGCGCACCTTGCCTTCGAAGATCAGCCCCCCATTTTTGACGGTGGTTGTTTCCATTGTCAGCAGGCGGCGGAGAAAGCTCTGAAGGGTCTGCTCGAACTGCATGCGATGACAGTACCGAAAGTGCATGGCCTGGGTCCCTTGCTCGATCTCTGCGGTGCGTTCACCGATCGGTTGCGTAGTCTGCGTCCGGACCTGCTGGCGTTAAACTACTACGCCGTTGCAATCCGCTATCCGGCCTCCAAGGATCCCACCGCCGAGGATGCGGAGAACGCGCTTCGCACGGCAGAGAAGCTTCTTGAGACCGTCCTCGACCTCGTTCCTCAGGATGCACGTCCCTGA
- a CDS encoding ATP-binding protein, with product MATFATFQRLKDKGVAALKAGEYATARPFLIQAAECMIELAEANSDPKVRAEQETYARELLDLAKDCDRRAKQGGGAPGRPRDRARDGEERESDAQDWVVREKPNIRFEDIAGLDEVKEEILLKMIYPFNHPDLAQRYGIDVGGGVLLYGPPGTGKTMFAKAIATELDATMFVISPAQLMSKWVGEAEQNVRKLFDAAKAESKAVIFMDEVEALVPRRRDNQSTVMSRVVPQILQEIEGFDRKAGRALLFLGATNEPWTLDPAMMRPGRLDAKIYVPLPDAAARYRLLEIYFSKRPLCDDVDFSALVAATEGYSGADMKAIAQRSASRPFLESVAGNSPRNIQMADIVAVLAETPPSVSPGDVTRYERWRDNQTHD from the coding sequence ATGGCCACCTTCGCCACATTCCAGCGCCTGAAGGACAAGGGCGTCGCCGCCCTCAAGGCCGGCGAGTACGCCACGGCGCGCCCGTTCCTGATCCAGGCGGCCGAGTGCATGATCGAGCTGGCCGAGGCCAACAGCGACCCGAAAGTGCGGGCCGAGCAGGAGACGTATGCCCGCGAGTTGCTCGACCTCGCCAAGGACTGCGACCGGCGCGCCAAGCAGGGGGGCGGGGCACCCGGCCGGCCGCGCGACCGGGCGCGCGACGGGGAGGAGCGGGAGTCCGACGCGCAGGACTGGGTGGTCCGGGAGAAACCCAACATCCGCTTCGAGGACATTGCCGGCCTGGACGAAGTGAAGGAGGAGATCCTGCTGAAGATGATCTATCCCTTCAACCATCCCGACCTCGCGCAGCGCTACGGCATCGACGTGGGTGGCGGCGTGTTGCTCTACGGGCCGCCCGGCACCGGCAAAACAATGTTCGCGAAGGCCATCGCGACCGAGCTCGACGCGACCATGTTCGTCATCAGCCCGGCGCAACTGATGAGCAAATGGGTCGGCGAAGCCGAGCAGAACGTCCGCAAGCTGTTCGACGCCGCCAAGGCCGAAAGCAAAGCGGTCATCTTCATGGATGAGGTCGAAGCGCTCGTGCCGCGCCGGCGCGACAACCAGTCGACCGTCATGAGCCGGGTAGTGCCCCAGATTCTCCAGGAGATCGAGGGTTTTGATCGCAAGGCCGGACGGGCCCTGCTGTTCCTCGGCGCCACCAACGAGCCGTGGACGCTCGACCCGGCCATGATGCGTCCGGGGCGACTGGACGCGAAGATTTATGTGCCGCTGCCCGACGCCGCGGCGCGCTACCGTTTGCTCGAAATCTACTTCTCCAAGCGCCCGCTATGTGATGATGTCGATTTCTCCGCGCTGGTGGCGGCGACGGAGGGTTATAGTGGGGCGGACATGAAGGCCATCGCTCAGCGTTCCGCAAGTCGTCCGTTTTTGGAATCCGTCGCCGGCAATTCGCCGCGTAACATACAGATGGCCGACATTGTGGCGGTGCTCGCGGAGACGCCGCCTTCCGTCAGTCCCGGGGATGTGACGCGATATGAACGCTGGCGCGACAATCAGACCCACGATTGA
- a CDS encoding deoxyribose-phosphate aldolase: MSSTYESPPLTRAALANTIDHTLLKPEATRAQIEQLCDEARTHGFAAVCVNPVWVPFCVGRLAGGTSMVATVIGFPLGANAPAIKAEEARCAVQQGARELDMVIQLGALLAGDHPFVRDDIAAVVDAARAVRNDVLVKVILETRALTNEQIIAGCRAAAEAQADFVKTSTGFHPSGGATVEHVALLRRHAAPIRVKASGGIRDLATARAMLAAGADRLGTSAGVALLAALEEPR; encoded by the coding sequence ATGAGTTCCACGTATGAATCTCCGCCGCTCACCCGTGCGGCCCTCGCAAACACGATCGACCACACGTTGCTGAAACCGGAGGCGACCCGGGCCCAGATCGAGCAACTCTGTGATGAGGCGCGCACCCACGGCTTCGCGGCCGTCTGTGTGAATCCCGTGTGGGTGCCGTTCTGCGTGGGGCGCCTTGCCGGCGGTACGAGCATGGTGGCCACGGTGATCGGCTTTCCGCTGGGCGCGAACGCCCCGGCGATCAAAGCGGAAGAGGCCCGCTGTGCGGTGCAGCAGGGCGCGCGCGAGCTCGACATGGTGATCCAACTCGGCGCGCTGCTCGCGGGCGACCACCCCTTCGTGCGCGACGACATCGCGGCCGTGGTCGATGCCGCCCGTGCGGTCCGCAACGATGTGCTGGTCAAGGTGATTCTCGAGACGCGGGCGCTGACGAACGAGCAGATCATCGCGGGTTGCCGGGCCGCGGCAGAGGCCCAGGCGGACTTCGTGAAGACTTCGACGGGTTTTCACCCTAGTGGCGGAGCTACAGTCGAACACGTGGCCCTGTTACGACGGCATGCTGCCCCGATCCGGGTCAAGGCCTCCGGCGGCATCCGCGACCTCGCGACGGCCCGGGCCATGCTGGCGGCCGGCGCCGACCGGCTCGGCACTTCGGCTGGTGTGGCGCTTCTGGCCGCCCTGGAGGAACCGCGTTGA
- a CDS encoding DUF4190 domain-containing protein — MNQRIFGATVCTRCGHTVGPRGPNMPRYCATCGHALVRETVTPFTDRQTVYGGAVAALILGILGLVMPICPPVSIMAIIVGVSSSNAIAKSSGRYSGQGFATAGFILGVIGAMMSFVIVARCR; from the coding sequence TTGAACCAGCGCATCTTCGGTGCGACCGTCTGCACGCGGTGTGGGCACACGGTGGGCCCGCGCGGACCCAATATGCCGCGCTACTGTGCGACGTGCGGGCATGCGCTGGTGCGTGAGACGGTAACTCCTTTCACGGATCGGCAAACGGTGTACGGCGGGGCGGTGGCAGCGTTGATCCTGGGCATCCTGGGGCTGGTGATGCCGATCTGTCCGCCCGTTTCGATCATGGCGATTATCGTCGGCGTTTCGAGCAGCAACGCGATCGCGAAATCGAGCGGGCGGTATAGCGGTCAGGGATTCGCGACCGCGGGCTTCATCCTGGGCGTGATCGGTGCGATGATGTCGTTCGTGATTGTGGCGCGCTGCCGCTGA
- a CDS encoding MBL fold metallo-hydrolase has product MPKLRLHGAAGEVTGSFHLVRFDDQWIALDCGLYQGTRAEAEEKNRAWPVPPQDIAAVVLTHAHADHAARLPRLVRDGFDGPIFTTPATRDLCAITLPDSAHIQEEDVFYVNKKRRKQGLPAIEPLYSYDDVVATVEKFQTISYERLFQVIPGVLATFQDAGHMLGSAGVRLSFAKRAGDTASLFYTGDLGRKNKPILRDPRPIPAVRTILCESTYGGRVTASVADAKEQLLGIVLRTLGRRGKVIIPAFAVGRAQTIVYFLNQAMLAGDMPRVPVYVDSPLAVNATEVFRLHPECFDAEARALHRERGDILGSGCCTFIRDVEESKALHARKEPCIIISSSGMCEAGRIRHHLKNNVHDPKNTLLFPGFQAAHTLGRRLVEGVKKITLFHEEYLVRAEVVQLEGFSGHADQADLLALLKPHAGQTHRIVLVHGEEDQTAALAEKLRTAGFPEVVIGTPGQVVDLA; this is encoded by the coding sequence ATGCCCAAGTTGCGTTTGCACGGTGCGGCCGGGGAAGTCACGGGCTCGTTTCACCTGGTCCGCTTCGACGACCAGTGGATCGCGCTCGACTGCGGACTCTACCAGGGTACGCGCGCCGAGGCCGAGGAGAAAAACCGCGCCTGGCCCGTGCCGCCGCAGGACATCGCGGCCGTCGTGCTCACGCACGCCCACGCGGACCACGCCGCGCGCCTGCCGCGACTGGTGCGCGACGGCTTCGATGGCCCCATCTTCACGACCCCCGCGACGCGGGATCTGTGCGCCATTACGCTGCCCGATTCGGCCCACATCCAGGAAGAGGACGTCTTCTATGTCAACAAGAAGCGGCGGAAGCAGGGCCTGCCCGCAATCGAGCCGCTCTATTCCTATGACGACGTCGTTGCCACGGTCGAGAAGTTCCAGACGATCTCCTACGAGCGCCTGTTCCAGGTGATTCCCGGCGTGCTGGCAACCTTCCAGGACGCCGGTCACATGCTCGGATCCGCCGGCGTGCGGCTCAGCTTCGCGAAACGCGCGGGTGATACCGCGAGTCTCTTTTACACCGGCGATCTCGGGCGGAAGAACAAGCCCATTTTGCGCGATCCGCGGCCGATACCCGCGGTGCGCACGATCCTCTGCGAGAGCACCTACGGCGGGCGCGTGACGGCCTCGGTTGCGGATGCCAAGGAGCAGTTGCTCGGGATCGTGCTGCGCACACTCGGGCGGCGCGGCAAGGTGATCATCCCGGCCTTCGCCGTCGGTCGCGCCCAGACGATCGTGTACTTCCTGAATCAGGCCATGCTCGCGGGCGACATGCCGCGCGTACCGGTCTACGTCGACAGCCCACTGGCGGTGAACGCGACCGAGGTGTTCCGCCTGCACCCGGAATGCTTTGACGCGGAGGCGCGGGCGCTGCACCGCGAGCGCGGCGACATTCTCGGCAGCGGCTGCTGCACATTCATCCGTGACGTCGAGGAGAGCAAGGCCCTGCATGCCCGCAAGGAACCGTGCATCATCATCTCGTCGAGTGGCATGTGCGAAGCCGGGCGCATCCGCCACCATCTCAAGAACAACGTGCACGATCCGAAGAACACGCTGCTGTTCCCGGGCTTCCAGGCCGCGCACACGCTCGGTCGTCGGCTGGTGGAAGGCGTGAAGAAAATCACGCTCTTCCACGAGGAGTACCTTGTGCGGGCGGAAGTGGTGCAACTCGAGGGCTTCAGCGGGCATGCCGATCAGGCGGATCTGCTGGCGCTGCTCAAACCACACGCCGGCCAGACCCACCGCATCGTGCTGGTCCACGGTGAAGAAGACCAGACCGCCGCACTGGCCGAGAAGCTGCGCACCGCCGGCTTTCCCGAGGTGGTCATCGGCACCCCCGGCCAGGTCGTCGATCTCGCCTAG
- the selD gene encoding selenide, water dikinase SelD, whose protein sequence is MTARERIRLTLLTQSAGUAAKLAPDALAQVLRPLSALFPPESHPDVLVGLGPGDDAGVYRLRADCALVATLDFFTPVVDDPWSFGAAAAANALSDVYAMGGRPALVLNICCFPRDLPVEVQCAILRGGADKTREAGAVLVGGHSVTDPEPKYGLVALGFVHPDRMLTKIGARPGNVLVLTKPLGVGIVTTALKRDVAMVEEIAATTASMLQLNAAAAELLVRHGATAATDVTGFALVGHALELARKSGVQIEIEGIRLQFLPGARAYAEQGVFPGGTRRNERAYAGEVTFVAGGDPLLPMLVHTPETSGGLLATVPADRLAALLGDCAAAGQTCWEIGRVHPAGPDATPLRFT, encoded by the coding sequence ATGACCGCTCGTGAGCGGATTCGACTGACGCTCCTGACCCAGTCCGCGGGTTGAGCCGCCAAGCTCGCGCCCGACGCGCTGGCGCAGGTTCTGCGTCCGCTTTCAGCCCTGTTTCCCCCGGAGAGCCATCCCGACGTCCTGGTCGGGCTCGGCCCCGGCGATGATGCCGGCGTGTACCGGCTGCGGGCGGATTGCGCGCTGGTGGCGACGCTCGATTTCTTCACTCCGGTCGTGGATGACCCGTGGTCCTTCGGCGCTGCCGCGGCCGCCAATGCGCTGAGCGACGTGTATGCGATGGGCGGGCGCCCCGCGCTGGTGCTCAACATCTGCTGTTTCCCCCGCGACCTGCCGGTTGAAGTGCAGTGCGCGATTCTGCGGGGAGGGGCCGACAAGACACGCGAAGCGGGGGCGGTCTTGGTCGGCGGGCACAGTGTCACCGACCCGGAACCGAAATATGGCCTTGTGGCGCTCGGCTTTGTGCACCCTGACCGAATGCTGACCAAGATCGGTGCCCGGCCGGGTAACGTGCTGGTGCTCACCAAGCCACTCGGTGTGGGCATTGTGACCACGGCCCTCAAGCGCGACGTCGCGATGGTTGAAGAGATCGCGGCCACGACGGCTTCGATGCTGCAACTCAATGCCGCTGCGGCGGAACTGCTCGTGCGGCACGGAGCAACGGCCGCGACGGATGTCACGGGCTTCGCGCTCGTGGGTCACGCGCTCGAGCTGGCCCGCAAGAGTGGTGTGCAGATCGAAATCGAAGGAATACGCCTGCAATTTTTGCCCGGCGCCCGCGCGTACGCGGAGCAGGGGGTGTTTCCCGGTGGTACGCGGCGCAACGAGCGCGCCTACGCGGGGGAAGTCACGTTCGTTGCTGGCGGGGATCCACTCCTGCCCATGTTGGTGCATACCCCGGAAACGTCGGGCGGGTTGCTGGCAACCGTGCCCGCCGACCGGCTGGCCGCGCTGCTGGGCGACTGTGCGGCCGCCGGGCAGACCTGCTGGGAGATCGGTCGCGTACACCCCGCCGGGCCCGACGCTACCCCACTGCGTTTCACCTGA
- a CDS encoding ComEC/Rec2 family competence protein: MPLIAPVLGLLAGLALAEALGPERLPRPTVSAILPLLPVTLLLLLGRTNRAWGLPIVLALLGTTIGLARYTLELARPPTHVIHLLADTPQLIRATGRVVRAPSHRPPERRNPFLPFDTAPQTQLLVCFESLDTVSPPRPLTGYVRVQVTAAGLPLNPGERVTLNGWLSRLRGAQNPGEPDWSAWQRRQGIAALVTAPSAEHIERHPASARWWDEMRAALRQRVRTALFEPWAQAATDEATRLLDVMVLGQRSTADERLNTAFLRAGGMHFLAVSGFHVGVLAAVAWWMVRRVMRFGRRAAAVGMLLAVAGYALVAEPNAPVLRAAVFVACSAVAVLLRRPVCTLNTLALAAGLILLANPLELFRPGFQLSFGIVAALLLVMPTVPPLLSRYRDETNPPREAATLTALLLQSLARAGMVLVLVSFVAYVSALPLTWWHFGRFAPWGIVGSLLLTPLVTLTIVASFATVLTGSLPVLGTVSSAILHTTSTFLLWLVGWFRWLPGNVAETAPPPGWLVVGTYAAAAAWFALRPHPRTVLASTNRASRPARGRLAFRHWAAIHTVALLVLLWGGWLVVPPRAPGPSGPALHVLAVGNGSATVLCDGEGGAWVLDCGTDGNVDVGITTARALRALGVRRLSGALVSHGNFDHYSGLPTLAQRYPLPTWHTSTCFATGETTAGAHALHTLRARLPATAPHPVPLRLGDRLMFGPCAAEVLWPPPSLPATWDENDRSLVIKVELGGTRVLLTGDLEERAIDALLHAAAAGTVDLRADVLLAPHHGAVLARRTEAFLRAVAPRAIIVSTRTPRPRFAQLVHTTLGSQCTLWTTHAHGALTVAAGEVRPAARH; this comes from the coding sequence GTGCCGCTGATTGCGCCGGTGCTCGGGCTGCTGGCCGGGTTGGCGCTCGCCGAAGCACTGGGCCCGGAACGACTCCCGCGACCCACTGTCAGCGCAATTCTGCCGCTACTGCCCGTCACGCTGCTTCTGCTTCTCGGGCGCACGAACCGGGCGTGGGGCCTGCCCATCGTGCTCGCGTTACTTGGCACCACCATCGGTCTGGCGCGATACACGCTCGAACTCGCGCGCCCCCCCACGCACGTCATCCACCTGCTCGCTGACACCCCGCAACTTATCCGCGCAACTGGTCGCGTGGTCCGCGCCCCCAGTCACCGCCCCCCGGAACGCCGCAATCCGTTTCTACCCTTCGACACTGCGCCGCAGACGCAATTGCTGGTCTGCTTCGAAAGTCTTGACACGGTGTCACCGCCGCGGCCGCTGACCGGATACGTCCGCGTGCAGGTGACCGCGGCCGGCCTGCCGCTGAATCCTGGTGAGCGCGTGACCCTCAATGGTTGGCTGTCGCGTCTCCGCGGCGCACAGAATCCGGGTGAACCGGACTGGTCCGCGTGGCAACGGCGACAGGGCATCGCCGCACTGGTAACCGCGCCGTCCGCGGAACACATCGAACGGCACCCGGCCTCGGCCCGCTGGTGGGACGAAATGCGCGCCGCCCTGCGTCAAAGGGTTCGGACGGCACTATTCGAGCCGTGGGCGCAGGCCGCCACGGACGAAGCAACGCGCCTGCTCGACGTGATGGTGCTCGGGCAGCGGAGTACGGCCGACGAACGCCTCAACACCGCGTTTCTCCGCGCGGGTGGTATGCACTTCCTTGCGGTCAGCGGTTTTCACGTCGGTGTCCTGGCGGCCGTGGCGTGGTGGATGGTGCGCCGTGTCATGCGGTTCGGGCGCCGCGCGGCCGCGGTAGGCATGCTGCTCGCGGTAGCCGGGTACGCGCTGGTGGCGGAACCAAACGCGCCGGTCCTGCGTGCGGCCGTGTTCGTGGCGTGCTCCGCGGTGGCCGTGCTGCTGCGACGTCCGGTCTGCACACTGAACACGCTCGCGCTGGCGGCGGGACTGATTCTGCTGGCGAATCCGCTGGAGTTGTTCCGCCCGGGCTTTCAGCTCTCGTTCGGGATCGTCGCAGCGCTCCTGCTCGTGATGCCCACCGTACCGCCGCTCCTCTCCCGGTACCGCGATGAGACCAACCCCCCTCGCGAGGCCGCCACGCTGACCGCACTCCTGTTACAGTCACTGGCACGCGCCGGCATGGTCCTCGTGCTGGTCAGCTTCGTGGCCTATGTTTCCGCCCTGCCCTTGACGTGGTGGCACTTCGGCCGGTTCGCGCCCTGGGGTATCGTCGGGTCCTTGCTGCTCACGCCGCTCGTGACCCTGACGATCGTCGCCAGCTTCGCAACGGTGCTGACCGGTTCTCTCCCAGTGCTCGGCACGGTGAGCAGCGCCATACTGCATACGACCTCTACTTTCCTCTTGTGGCTGGTCGGCTGGTTTAGGTGGCTGCCGGGCAACGTCGCCGAAACCGCACCGCCACCCGGCTGGCTGGTCGTGGGCACCTATGCTGCGGCGGCGGCCTGGTTCGCCCTGCGACCGCATCCGCGCACGGTGCTCGCATCGACGAATCGTGCCTCGCGGCCTGCTCGTGGGCGGCTGGCGTTCCGGCACTGGGCTGCCATCCATACCGTCGCGCTGCTTGTGCTGCTCTGGGGTGGCTGGCTCGTCGTTCCACCGCGCGCACCGGGACCGTCCGGACCTGCGCTGCATGTGCTGGCTGTCGGCAATGGCAGTGCGACCGTGCTGTGTGACGGCGAAGGTGGAGCGTGGGTGCTGGATTGTGGTACCGATGGCAACGTCGATGTCGGTATTACCACGGCGCGTGCCCTCCGCGCGCTGGGCGTCCGGCGCCTGAGCGGGGCACTCGTGTCACATGGCAACTTCGACCACTACAGCGGGCTGCCAACGCTCGCGCAGCGCTACCCGCTGCCAACGTGGCATACAAGCACTTGTTTCGCGACGGGAGAGACCACCGCCGGCGCCCACGCCTTGCACACGCTGCGCGCCCGGCTGCCCGCAACGGCACCGCACCCCGTACCGCTCCGCCTCGGCGACCGCCTGATGTTCGGCCCCTGCGCGGCGGAGGTGCTATGGCCACCGCCCAGTCTGCCCGCCACCTGGGACGAGAACGACCGCTCCCTCGTAATCAAGGTTGAACTGGGAGGCACGCGCGTGCTGCTCACCGGCGATCTCGAGGAGCGCGCCATCGACGCCCTGCTGCACGCCGCGGCGGCGGGCACGGTCGATCTGCGGGCTGATGTTTTGCTCGCGCCCCACCACGGCGCGGTCCTGGCGCGGCGCACCGAGGCCTTCCTGCGCGCCGTCGCCCCGCGCGCCATCATCGTCTCTACCCGCACCCCGCGCCCACGCTTCGCGCAGCTCGTTCATACGACGTTGGGATCGCAATGCACGCTCTGGACGACCCATGCGCACGGCGCGCTCACGGTCGCAGCGGGAGAGGTGCGCCCCGCGGCCCGGCATTGA